From a region of the Corallococcus coralloides DSM 2259 genome:
- a CDS encoding polysaccharide biosynthesis tyrosine autokinase has product MTSTPERVTPPRPGPGTQDDELGLGRYLAILGERRGTIAASVALALAMGGLYLLTTTPVYRANAILRIEQKGSSLGQLDELIPDAPSMAAPEMEVLGSRALLGRVADALHLGVSVEPRYFPVVGAAHARAHAGPDLAAVPWWGGASYAWGGEKLQVERLNVPTAWEDLPLTLVAEADGAYTLWGPEGHVVLHGAVGSGAQTEAGAAHEVELFVTELHARPGTRFRVMRRSKLAVVEDLQRTLRMGEKGAGTGVLNLTLDGPDPVLATTTLQAIADTYVRSNVERRSEEAGRTLSFLDSQLPGLRQSLEQAEAALRDYRAGSGGVDLGLEAQAVLNRSVDLDKDLSTLALERSELRQRFTEHHPLIVATERKMARLRTERHALDTRLKGIPDAERVSAQLTRDVKVANELYLQLHNKAQEYRVLKSSTITNARLIDAPVVTRLPVRPAKPDVFAVSVVLGLAFGVALAFARKSLHPGVTDPAALESALAVPVLASVPTGPRRAMSPRGPSIILARSVPRDVTVECVRGLRTRLQRAMKEAGSHVVAVTGTSPGAGTSFVALNLAWVLAETGQRVLLVDANLRGGWLHRCFREAHLPGLHEVLRGTATLEQALLQEAAPGLSFLGTGALPPDPAELLAGAAFDTFVARVAAEYDVVLFDTPCILAVTDAALVGRHAGVRLAVVRAATQSLREVATALHQLEQSGVPARGVILNGVPRSRAGRAVSGVYQYEYPSAS; this is encoded by the coding sequence CGCGGCGTCCGTCGCCCTGGCCCTGGCCATGGGCGGGCTGTATCTGCTCACCACCACGCCGGTGTACCGGGCCAATGCCATCCTGCGCATCGAGCAGAAGGGCAGCAGCCTGGGCCAGCTGGACGAGCTGATTCCAGACGCGCCCAGCATGGCGGCCCCGGAGATGGAGGTCCTGGGCTCCAGGGCCTTGCTGGGGCGCGTGGCGGACGCGCTGCACCTGGGCGTGAGCGTGGAGCCCCGCTACTTCCCGGTGGTGGGCGCGGCCCATGCCCGGGCGCACGCGGGGCCGGACCTGGCGGCGGTGCCGTGGTGGGGCGGGGCCTCGTACGCCTGGGGCGGCGAGAAGCTCCAGGTGGAGCGGCTGAACGTGCCCACGGCGTGGGAGGACCTGCCGCTCACGCTCGTGGCGGAGGCGGACGGCGCGTACACGCTGTGGGGGCCCGAAGGGCACGTCGTGCTCCACGGCGCCGTGGGCAGCGGCGCCCAGACGGAAGCGGGCGCGGCGCACGAGGTGGAGCTGTTCGTCACGGAGCTGCACGCCCGGCCGGGGACGCGCTTCCGGGTGATGCGCCGCTCGAAGCTCGCGGTGGTGGAGGACCTGCAGCGCACGCTGCGCATGGGGGAGAAGGGCGCCGGCACGGGCGTGCTCAACCTGACCCTGGACGGGCCCGACCCGGTGCTGGCCACCACCACGCTCCAGGCCATCGCGGACACGTACGTGCGCTCCAACGTGGAGCGCCGCAGCGAGGAGGCGGGCCGCACGCTGTCGTTCCTGGACAGCCAGCTGCCCGGCCTGCGCCAGAGCCTGGAGCAGGCGGAGGCCGCGCTGCGCGACTACCGCGCGGGCAGTGGCGGCGTGGACCTGGGGCTGGAGGCGCAGGCCGTCCTCAACCGGAGCGTGGACCTGGACAAGGACCTCTCCACGCTCGCGCTGGAGCGCTCGGAATTGCGCCAGCGCTTCACCGAGCACCACCCGCTCATCGTGGCCACGGAGCGCAAGATGGCGCGCCTGCGCACGGAGCGGCACGCGCTGGACACCCGGCTCAAGGGCATCCCGGACGCGGAGCGGGTGTCCGCCCAGCTCACGCGCGACGTGAAGGTGGCCAACGAGCTGTACCTCCAGTTGCACAACAAGGCCCAGGAGTACCGGGTGCTCAAGTCGAGCACCATCACCAACGCGCGCCTCATCGACGCGCCCGTGGTGACGCGCCTGCCCGTGCGCCCCGCGAAGCCGGACGTGTTCGCGGTCAGCGTGGTGCTGGGGCTGGCGTTCGGCGTCGCGCTGGCCTTCGCGCGCAAGTCGCTGCACCCGGGCGTCACCGACCCCGCGGCCCTGGAGTCCGCGCTCGCGGTGCCCGTCCTCGCCAGCGTCCCCACCGGCCCCCGCCGCGCCATGTCCCCCCGCGGCCCGTCCATCATCCTGGCGCGCAGCGTCCCCCGGGACGTCACCGTGGAATGCGTGCGCGGCCTGAGGACCCGGCTCCAGCGGGCCATGAAGGAGGCGGGCAGCCACGTCGTCGCCGTCACCGGGACGAGCCCCGGCGCGGGGACGTCCTTCGTCGCCCTCAACCTGGCGTGGGTGCTGGCGGAGACGGGCCAGCGCGTGCTGCTGGTGGACGCGAACCTGCGCGGCGGCTGGCTGCACCGGTGCTTCCGCGAGGCGCACCTTCCCGGCCTCCATGAGGTGCTGCGGGGCACCGCGACGCTGGAGCAGGCCCTGCTCCAGGAGGCCGCCCCCGGCCTGTCGTTCCTGGGCACGGGCGCGCTCCCGCCAGACCCGGCGGAGCTCCTGGCCGGCGCGGCGTTCGACACGTTCGTGGCGCGCGTGGCGGCCGAGTACGACGTCGTCCTCTTCGACACGCCCTGCATCCTCGCGGTGACGGACGCGGCGCTCGTGGGCCGGCACGCGGGCGTGCGGCTGGCGGTGGTGCGCGCGGCCACCCAGTCCCTGCGCGAGGTGGCCACGGCGCTGCACCAGCTGGAGCAGAGCGGCGTCCCGGCCCGGGGCGTGATCCTCAACGGCGTGCCGCGCTCCCGGGCGGGCCGCGCGGTGAGCGGCGTCTACCAATACGAATACCCCTCCGCGAGCTGA
- a CDS encoding O-antigen ligase family protein — MSWIRCTGLGVIAALYMLAGRWGMHRLAAAEVETNLFLELRLWIVICGGVFAAVGMMHRARREARPGEARFDPPLIAAMLGFLAYMAASATWSPDFDFSLTKVYDVTLIAVMCVGFALACLRQPAPRTLDTFWAIVVVATGLLALAGIKQLMSGGGGARLAVMNGGPNIFARLMGLLTMGALYFWYWRGQTWLWIPVAASGVMLTLLTGSRGGLAAIVAGITACLVVGRVPVRRLLLLTLLATVAITVVAMFSPLGEALSNSFQERFLRLTLNYEVGAGGAGSSEGKVYLSGREVLYERAIQLAKDYPVAGAGLAAFPALRLGVYPHNLFLEIFCEGGGVGLLLFAGVIATFVRSAFLRRQGLDGATVGAAVLVLLGSQSSGDLYDSRALFLLMVMASATADPGRKPAQSGPPLPHSLSQPSFTGAA; from the coding sequence GTGAGCTGGATTCGCTGCACAGGACTGGGCGTCATCGCGGCCCTCTACATGCTCGCGGGCCGCTGGGGCATGCACCGGCTGGCCGCCGCGGAGGTGGAGACGAACCTGTTCCTGGAGCTGCGGCTGTGGATCGTCATCTGCGGAGGCGTGTTCGCCGCGGTGGGGATGATGCACCGCGCCCGGCGCGAGGCCCGCCCCGGCGAGGCGCGCTTCGATCCGCCGCTCATCGCGGCCATGCTGGGCTTCCTGGCCTACATGGCCGCCAGCGCCACCTGGTCGCCCGACTTCGACTTCTCGCTGACCAAGGTCTACGACGTCACGCTCATCGCGGTGATGTGCGTGGGCTTCGCGCTGGCCTGCTTGCGCCAGCCCGCGCCCCGGACGCTGGACACGTTCTGGGCCATCGTCGTCGTGGCCACGGGGCTGCTCGCGCTCGCCGGCATCAAGCAGTTGATGTCGGGTGGCGGCGGCGCGCGGCTCGCGGTGATGAACGGCGGGCCCAACATCTTCGCGCGGCTCATGGGGCTCTTGACCATGGGCGCGCTCTACTTCTGGTACTGGCGGGGCCAGACGTGGCTGTGGATTCCGGTGGCCGCCAGCGGCGTCATGCTGACGCTGCTCACGGGATCGCGTGGCGGGTTGGCCGCCATCGTCGCGGGCATCACCGCCTGCCTCGTGGTGGGGCGCGTGCCGGTGCGCCGGCTGCTGCTGCTGACGCTGCTGGCGACGGTGGCCATCACCGTGGTGGCCATGTTCTCCCCGCTGGGGGAGGCGCTCAGCAACTCCTTCCAGGAGCGCTTCCTGCGCCTCACCCTCAACTACGAGGTGGGCGCGGGCGGCGCCGGCAGCAGCGAAGGCAAGGTGTACCTGTCCGGGCGGGAGGTCCTCTACGAGCGGGCCATCCAGCTGGCGAAGGACTACCCGGTGGCGGGGGCGGGGCTGGCGGCGTTCCCCGCGCTGCGCCTGGGCGTCTACCCGCACAACCTCTTCCTGGAGATCTTCTGCGAGGGCGGCGGCGTGGGGCTGCTGCTGTTCGCGGGCGTCATCGCCACCTTCGTGCGCTCGGCGTTCCTCAGGCGCCAGGGCCTGGACGGCGCCACCGTGGGCGCGGCGGTGCTGGTGCTCCTGGGCAGCCAGTCCAGCGGCGACCTCTACGACAGCCGCGCCCTCTTCCTCTTGATGGTGATGGCCTCCGCGACCGCGGACCCCGGGCGGAAGCCCGCGCAGTCCGGCCCTCCCCTTCCCCATTCCCTTTCCCAACCCTCATTCACAGGAGCCGCCTGA
- a CDS encoding glycosyltransferase family 4 protein, which produces MRIVYLHQYFNTPTMHGGTRSYELARRLVSMGHEVHMVTSDTRTDGSQGKGWRESNESGIQVHWLPVPYNNAMSYPDRIRAFSHFAVNSTRRAAQLPADVFFATSTPLTIAVPGIAASRWNKRPMVFEVRDLWPAIPIAVGALKSRSAILAAQLLEKAAYAGAEHIVALSPGMKAGVEAAGVPSEKITIIPNLCDPERFQVPASAGQEFRQKYAWLGDRPMVLYAGTLGLVNGVEYLVRVAAEMRKLDPEVRFVIMGKGREEALLHALAERLGVKGENLFFLPSVPKEQVPAVLSAATIATSLFTDVPGMQDNSANKFFDALAAGRPLALNYGGWQAELLDREAFGLRLPPKDIPAAAAMLAKRLRDPRWLAEAGALAGKLGRERYSADIAAKRLSEVLQRAAAARS; this is translated from the coding sequence ATGCGCATCGTCTATCTGCATCAGTACTTCAACACCCCCACCATGCACGGGGGCACGCGCTCCTATGAGCTCGCGCGCCGCCTGGTCTCCATGGGCCACGAGGTCCACATGGTGACCTCCGACACCCGCACGGACGGCAGTCAGGGCAAGGGCTGGCGCGAGTCCAACGAGAGCGGCATCCAGGTGCACTGGCTGCCGGTGCCCTACAACAACGCCATGAGCTACCCGGACCGCATCCGGGCCTTCAGCCACTTCGCGGTCAACTCCACGCGCCGCGCCGCACAGCTGCCCGCGGACGTCTTCTTCGCCACCAGCACGCCGCTCACCATCGCGGTGCCGGGCATCGCCGCGTCGCGGTGGAACAAGCGGCCCATGGTCTTCGAGGTGCGCGACCTGTGGCCCGCCATCCCCATCGCGGTGGGCGCGCTCAAGAGCCGCTCCGCCATCCTGGCCGCGCAGCTGCTGGAGAAGGCCGCGTACGCGGGCGCGGAGCACATCGTCGCGCTGTCGCCGGGCATGAAGGCGGGCGTGGAGGCGGCGGGCGTGCCGTCGGAGAAGATCACCATCATCCCCAACCTCTGCGACCCGGAGCGCTTCCAGGTGCCGGCGTCCGCGGGCCAGGAGTTCCGGCAGAAGTACGCGTGGCTGGGGGACCGGCCCATGGTGCTGTACGCGGGCACGCTGGGGCTGGTGAACGGCGTGGAGTACCTGGTGCGGGTGGCCGCGGAGATGCGCAAGCTGGACCCGGAGGTCCGCTTCGTCATCATGGGCAAGGGCCGTGAGGAGGCCCTGCTGCACGCGCTGGCGGAAAGGCTGGGCGTGAAGGGGGAGAACCTCTTCTTCCTGCCCAGCGTGCCCAAGGAGCAGGTGCCCGCGGTGCTGAGCGCGGCCACCATCGCCACGTCGCTGTTCACGGACGTGCCGGGCATGCAGGACAACTCCGCCAACAAGTTCTTCGACGCGCTCGCGGCGGGCCGTCCGCTGGCGCTCAACTACGGCGGCTGGCAGGCGGAGCTGCTGGACCGGGAGGCCTTTGGCCTCCGGCTGCCGCCCAAGGACATCCCCGCCGCGGCGGCCATGCTGGCCAAGAGGCTGCGCGACCCGCGCTGGCTCGCGGAGGCCGGCGCGCTGGCCGGGAAGCTGGGCCGGGAGCGCTACTCCGCGGACATCGCGGCGAAGCGCCTGTCAGAAGTGTTGCAGCGCGCGGCGGCGGCCCGGTCATGA
- a CDS encoding lipopolysaccharide biosynthesis protein, producing the protein MTARSVGSNFIWSLSAGLIYALAQWGVLVAFARLATMEEVGQFALALAITAPVLLMSRMQLRTLQATDAKSAFGFEHYLGLMVLNVVAGVAVCCAIATGMADSLHAGWVIALVALAKGFEAVSEVFYGALQKVERLGLIARSTIAKSVLSVVLVPLALWLTHSPIAGAAAMAFAWAIVLFVFDTRTLRREFPGVRPWSTLWRTPWRQEGPRLKALFLLCWVLGLTALMAALRPNIPRYLLEAHAGQAELGMYAALAYFAALGGRVVHSLGQAVSPRLGRYHAAGDARRYGKVLMGFTAASAGVGLCAIAGAALLGRWALTLFYGAAYAGNLTLFVWLMAAAALEYVCLSLAVGLTAARELKGQVVLLVVSVAVVALGSAVWVPRVGPVGAAWALGLGWVSELVCSVWLTLRVWRRLTAPEPAQALPPVPSGPVDARESTAG; encoded by the coding sequence ATGACCGCGCGCTCGGTGGGGAGCAACTTCATCTGGTCGCTCTCCGCCGGGCTCATCTATGCCCTCGCGCAGTGGGGCGTCCTGGTGGCCTTCGCGCGGCTGGCCACCATGGAGGAGGTGGGCCAGTTCGCGCTCGCCCTGGCCATCACCGCCCCGGTGCTGCTGATGTCGCGCATGCAGCTGCGCACGCTCCAGGCCACGGACGCGAAGAGCGCCTTCGGCTTCGAGCACTACCTGGGCCTGATGGTGCTCAACGTCGTGGCGGGCGTGGCGGTGTGCTGCGCCATCGCCACGGGGATGGCGGACTCCCTCCACGCGGGCTGGGTCATCGCGCTGGTGGCGCTGGCCAAGGGCTTCGAGGCGGTGAGCGAGGTGTTCTACGGCGCGCTCCAGAAGGTGGAGCGGCTGGGGCTCATCGCCCGGTCCACCATCGCCAAGAGCGTGCTGTCCGTGGTGCTGGTGCCGCTGGCGCTGTGGCTCACGCACAGCCCCATCGCCGGCGCGGCGGCCATGGCCTTCGCGTGGGCCATCGTCCTCTTCGTCTTCGACACGCGGACGCTCCGGCGCGAGTTCCCCGGCGTGCGCCCCTGGAGCACCCTCTGGCGCACGCCGTGGCGGCAGGAGGGCCCCCGGCTCAAGGCGCTCTTCCTCTTGTGCTGGGTGCTGGGCCTCACCGCGCTGATGGCCGCGCTGCGGCCCAACATCCCCCGCTACCTGCTGGAGGCGCACGCGGGCCAGGCTGAGCTGGGCATGTACGCCGCGCTCGCGTACTTCGCCGCGCTGGGCGGCCGGGTGGTGCATTCCCTGGGGCAGGCGGTGAGCCCCCGGCTGGGCCGCTACCACGCGGCGGGGGACGCACGCCGCTACGGCAAGGTGCTGATGGGCTTCACGGCGGCGTCCGCGGGGGTGGGCCTGTGCGCCATCGCCGGTGCGGCGCTGCTCGGCCGGTGGGCGCTGACGCTCTTCTACGGGGCCGCCTACGCCGGCAACCTCACGTTGTTCGTCTGGCTGATGGCCGCCGCGGCGCTGGAGTACGTCTGCTTGAGCCTCGCGGTGGGGCTCACCGCGGCGCGCGAGCTCAAGGGCCAGGTGGTGCTGCTCGTCGTCTCCGTGGCCGTGGTCGCGCTGGGCAGCGCGGTGTGGGTGCCGCGCGTGGGCCCGGTGGGCGCCGCATGGGCCCTGGGGCTGGGGTGGGTGTCGGAACTCGTGTGCAGCGTCTGGCTGACCTTGCGCGTCTGGCGGCGGCTGACGGCCCCGGAGCCCGCGCAAGCACTCCCCCCCGTCCCATCAGGCCCCGTGGATGCACGGGAGTCGACAGCAGGGTGA
- a CDS encoding sugar transferase, producing MQRQAGTGLFLKRCIDVVAAGVGLLCLSPVMAATGLFVRLTMGGPVLFRQRRPGKNGQLFTVLKFRTMLDATDATGEPLPDEQRITWAGQLLRSTSLDELPQLWNVLRGDMSLVGPRPLLVEYLPRYSAEQARRHDVLPGITGWAQINGRNALSWEERFRQDVWYVEHWSLALDLKVLALTVVRVLQRQGISFGSEATMHKFMGTPQPEARVVALRQQEQAPLSPPSAAPVSGERLGPPPPPARAPGA from the coding sequence ATGCAAAGACAGGCAGGAACCGGGTTGTTCCTCAAGCGGTGCATCGACGTGGTGGCGGCGGGAGTGGGCTTGCTATGCCTTTCCCCGGTGATGGCCGCCACGGGGCTGTTCGTCCGTCTGACGATGGGCGGCCCCGTCCTCTTCCGGCAGCGGCGCCCGGGGAAGAACGGCCAGCTGTTCACCGTCCTCAAGTTCCGCACCATGCTGGACGCGACGGACGCGACCGGCGAGCCGCTGCCGGACGAGCAGCGGATCACCTGGGCCGGGCAGCTCTTGCGCTCCACCAGCCTGGATGAGCTGCCGCAGCTGTGGAACGTGCTCCGGGGCGACATGAGCCTGGTGGGGCCCCGTCCGCTGCTCGTGGAGTACCTGCCGCGCTACTCCGCGGAGCAGGCGCGGCGCCACGACGTGCTGCCCGGCATCACCGGCTGGGCGCAGATCAACGGCCGCAACGCGCTCTCCTGGGAGGAGCGCTTCCGCCAGGACGTCTGGTACGTGGAGCACTGGAGCCTGGCGCTGGACCTGAAGGTGCTGGCGCTGACGGTGGTGCGCGTGCTGCAGCGCCAGGGCATCTCCTTCGGTAGCGAGGCCACCATGCACAAGTTCATGGGCACCCCGCAGCCGGAGGCCAGGGTCGTGGCGCTCCGGCAGCAGGAACAGGCCCCGCTCAGCCCGCCGTCCGCAGCCCCTGTTTCCGGGGAACGGCTCGGACCACCTCCACCACCCGCTCGAGCTCCTGGCGCGTGA
- a CDS encoding aminotransferase class I/II-fold pyridoxal phosphate-dependent enzyme encodes MSSRIYLSSPHMGTLERGYVDDAFASNWIAPLGPHVDAFQEEFARCVGTPHALALSSGTAALHLALQLVGVGPGDDVLVSTLTFSASVNPIRYLGACPVFIDSERTSWNMDPALLEEELAMRARLGRLPRAVVVVHLYGQSADLDPLMAACDRYGVPVVEDAAEALGSTYKGRTPGTVGRVGIYSFNGNKILTTSGGGMLVSADGELVQHALKLATQARDTAPHYQHSEVGYNYRMSNVLAAIGRGQLHVLEDRVAARRANHAFYAEAFRDLPGIQFMPEAPWGRHTRWLTTLTIDPEAFGADREAVRVALERENIEARPVWKPMHLQPVFANFERRRGSVAEDLFRHGLCLPSGSNLTRQELERVVEVVRAVPRKQGLRTAG; translated from the coding sequence ATGTCCTCCCGCATCTATTTGTCCTCGCCCCACATGGGCACGCTCGAGCGCGGCTATGTCGACGACGCGTTCGCAAGCAATTGGATTGCCCCCCTGGGCCCCCACGTCGATGCCTTCCAGGAGGAGTTCGCCCGGTGCGTGGGCACGCCGCACGCGTTGGCGCTGAGCTCCGGGACGGCCGCGCTCCACCTGGCGCTCCAACTGGTGGGCGTGGGGCCCGGCGACGACGTGCTGGTGAGCACGCTCACCTTCTCCGCGTCGGTGAATCCCATCCGCTACCTGGGCGCCTGCCCCGTCTTCATCGACAGCGAGCGCACGTCCTGGAACATGGACCCCGCGTTGCTGGAGGAGGAGCTGGCGATGCGGGCCCGGCTGGGCCGGCTGCCCCGCGCCGTGGTGGTGGTGCACCTGTACGGCCAGAGCGCGGACCTGGATCCCCTCATGGCCGCCTGCGACCGCTACGGCGTGCCCGTGGTGGAGGACGCGGCGGAGGCCCTGGGCAGCACGTACAAGGGACGGACCCCCGGCACGGTGGGCCGCGTGGGCATCTATTCGTTCAACGGCAATAAAATCCTCACCACGTCCGGCGGCGGGATGCTGGTGTCCGCGGACGGCGAGCTGGTGCAGCACGCCCTCAAGCTGGCCACGCAGGCGCGCGACACGGCGCCGCACTACCAGCACTCGGAAGTGGGCTACAACTACCGGATGAGCAACGTGCTGGCCGCCATCGGGCGGGGGCAGCTGCACGTGCTGGAGGACCGGGTGGCCGCGCGCCGCGCGAACCACGCCTTCTACGCGGAGGCCTTCCGGGACCTGCCGGGCATCCAGTTCATGCCGGAGGCCCCGTGGGGCCGGCACACGCGCTGGCTGACGACCCTCACCATCGACCCGGAGGCGTTCGGCGCGGACCGGGAGGCGGTGAGGGTCGCGCTGGAGCGGGAGAACATCGAGGCGCGGCCGGTGTGGAAGCCCATGCACCTTCAGCCCGTCTTCGCGAACTTCGAGCGGCGGCGGGGCAGCGTGGCGGAGGACCTGTTCCGCCACGGCCTGTGCCTGCCGTCCGGCTCCAACCTCACGCGCCAGGAGCTCGAGCGGGTGGTGGAGGTGGTCCGAGCCGTTCCCCGGAAACAGGGGCTGCGGACGGCGGGCTGA
- a CDS encoding GNAT family N-acetyltransferase, which yields MLIPDAGASALSGQYFRSEHHLRAEQVTHTLVVKSDTDRALRVPLIVRAIEGTPYRDAISPYGFPGGELDGLSEVPAPAVDWRGTELVSIFVRERVQGPHCFAAGTARNEVFFVDPCRPLTPREMHRRHMRRNLRLGFVSTVCEARDAPSEERAGFREVYRQTMVRDQACRRYFFSDAYFEELFASPEAWLATTRAPDGTVASAALIVRSDGLLHYYLGGTADAHLARSPAKNVFGAMIDLCLQLRLPLHLGGGLSPGDGLEDFKRGFSNASGRIHTHEIVCDAAVYATLSAGHAASDFFPAYRSHLS from the coding sequence ATGCTGATTCCCGACGCGGGCGCCTCGGCGCTGTCCGGGCAGTACTTCCGCTCCGAGCATCACCTACGCGCCGAGCAGGTGACCCATACGCTGGTCGTCAAAAGCGATACAGACAGGGCGTTACGCGTGCCACTCATCGTGCGAGCGATTGAGGGAACGCCGTATCGCGACGCCATTTCTCCGTATGGCTTTCCGGGCGGTGAGCTGGACGGATTGAGCGAGGTGCCTGCACCTGCCGTGGATTGGCGGGGCACGGAGCTGGTCAGCATCTTCGTGAGGGAGCGGGTTCAGGGACCGCACTGTTTCGCGGCAGGCACGGCCCGCAACGAGGTCTTCTTCGTGGACCCCTGCCGCCCGCTCACACCGCGAGAGATGCACCGCCGGCACATGCGGCGAAACCTCCGGCTGGGGTTCGTGAGCACGGTGTGTGAGGCCCGGGACGCGCCCTCCGAGGAGCGCGCGGGATTTCGCGAGGTGTACCGGCAGACCATGGTCCGGGACCAGGCGTGCCGCCGGTACTTCTTCTCCGACGCGTACTTCGAGGAGCTGTTCGCGTCCCCGGAGGCCTGGCTCGCGACGACGCGCGCGCCGGATGGGACGGTCGCGTCCGCGGCCCTGATCGTCCGCAGTGACGGCCTCCTGCACTACTACCTGGGCGGCACGGCGGACGCGCACCTGGCGCGCTCCCCGGCGAAGAACGTCTTCGGAGCGATGATCGACCTGTGCCTCCAGCTGCGGCTTCCGCTCCACCTGGGGGGCGGGCTCTCGCCGGGGGACGGCCTGGAGGACTTCAAGCGCGGCTTCTCCAACGCCAGCGGACGAATCCACACGCACGAAATCGTCTGCGACGCGGCGGTGTACGCCACGCTTTCGGCGGGCCACGCCGCCAGCGACTTCTTTCCGGCCTACCGCTCGCACCTCTCATGA
- a CDS encoding polysaccharide biosynthesis protein: MSLDAGPRETPEHAPRRAHRFGWLRMLGVDAVLIAGSLVAATMLHFADGLSPACREVLPRAVALLVVVRLVTLVWLGLHRWSFHRSGIHEAVRLELASLAGTIVFELLRTLFFMESLPGQVVALEFFVTTTLLGFHRFAPRMVRQWYLDRQRAKAKGSQRTLIVGAGSAGDLLLRDLLRDRGSPWHVIGLVDDDPGKQGTFLNGKPVLGVLDALPELMKKHRVTQVLIAIPRLSPERTRHLLSLCRHQSVSFKIIPASFAYLDQKITSAMLHDLSPEHLLPRDAISFDHDEVHRLVTGRRILVTGGAGSIGSEIVRQVAGHSPASLVVVDINENELYLLVRQLQSRYPHVPVHSVVADIRDLDRMLRIGQEFAPQYVFHAAAHKHVPLMEDSPEEAIKNNVFGTQNVARMADACGAERFILISTDKAVKPSSVMGASKRLAEMVIRDIAVTSRTTFCAVRFGNVLGSAGSVVPLFKQQIQAGGPVTVTHPDCTRYFMIIPEAVGLVVLAGLGGYGELCILDMGEPVRIAELAANMITMTGLVPDKDISIVYTGLRPGEKLEEVLMSEEEELTQQVRNRIKVARSPAPPADFQLQLKRLDRAARAGDTHDVKRALQDLIPAYTPSKMTGTVAKVLPAFAPAKPSAAEQNVSA, from the coding sequence ATGAGCCTGGACGCAGGGCCACGGGAGACCCCGGAGCATGCACCGCGAAGGGCTCACCGCTTCGGCTGGCTGCGGATGCTGGGCGTGGACGCGGTCCTCATCGCGGGCTCGCTGGTCGCCGCCACGATGCTGCACTTCGCGGACGGGCTGTCGCCGGCCTGCAGGGAGGTCCTGCCCCGGGCCGTGGCGCTCCTGGTCGTGGTGCGCCTGGTGACGCTCGTCTGGCTGGGCCTGCACCGCTGGTCCTTCCACCGCTCCGGCATCCACGAGGCGGTCCGGCTGGAGCTGGCCAGCCTCGCGGGCACCATCGTGTTCGAATTGCTGCGCACCCTCTTCTTCATGGAGTCGCTGCCGGGGCAGGTGGTCGCGCTGGAGTTCTTCGTCACCACCACGCTCCTGGGCTTTCACCGCTTCGCCCCGCGGATGGTCCGACAGTGGTATCTGGACCGGCAGCGCGCGAAGGCGAAGGGCTCCCAGCGCACGCTCATCGTGGGCGCGGGAAGCGCCGGGGACCTGCTCCTGCGCGACCTCTTGAGGGACCGCGGCAGCCCGTGGCACGTCATCGGTCTGGTGGATGACGACCCTGGCAAGCAGGGCACGTTCCTCAATGGCAAGCCGGTGCTGGGCGTGCTGGACGCGCTGCCGGAGCTGATGAAGAAGCACCGGGTGACGCAGGTGCTCATCGCCATCCCCCGGCTGTCCCCGGAGCGCACCCGGCACCTGCTGAGCCTGTGCCGGCACCAGAGTGTCAGCTTCAAGATCATCCCGGCCTCGTTCGCGTACCTGGACCAGAAGATCACCTCCGCCATGCTGCACGACCTGTCCCCGGAGCACCTGCTGCCCCGGGACGCCATCTCGTTCGACCATGACGAGGTGCACCGGCTGGTGACGGGCCGCCGCATCCTCGTCACCGGCGGCGCGGGCTCCATCGGCAGTGAAATCGTCCGGCAGGTCGCGGGGCACTCGCCCGCGTCGCTGGTGGTGGTGGACATCAACGAGAACGAGCTCTACCTGCTGGTGCGCCAGCTGCAGTCGCGCTACCCGCATGTGCCGGTGCACTCCGTGGTGGCGGACATCCGCGACCTGGACCGGATGCTGCGCATTGGCCAGGAGTTCGCGCCGCAGTACGTCTTCCACGCGGCCGCGCACAAGCACGTGCCCCTGATGGAGGACTCGCCGGAGGAGGCCATCAAGAACAACGTCTTCGGCACGCAGAACGTGGCGCGCATGGCGGACGCGTGCGGCGCGGAGCGCTTCATCCTCATCTCCACCGACAAGGCGGTGAAGCCCTCGTCGGTGATGGGCGCCTCCAAGCGGCTGGCGGAGATGGTCATCCGCGACATCGCCGTGACGTCGCGCACCACCTTCTGCGCCGTCCGCTTCGGCAACGTGCTGGGGTCCGCGGGCAGCGTGGTGCCGCTCTTCAAGCAGCAGATCCAAGCGGGCGGCCCCGTCACGGTCACCCACCCGGACTGCACCCGCTACTTCATGATCATCCCGGAGGCGGTGGGCCTGGTGGTGCTGGCCGGCCTGGGCGGCTACGGCGAGCTGTGCATCCTGGACATGGGCGAGCCGGTCCGCATCGCGGAGCTGGCCGCGAACATGATCACCATGACGGGCCTGGTGCCGGACAAGGACATCTCCATCGTCTACACGGGCCTGCGTCCGGGGGAGAAGCTGGAGGAGGTGCTCATGTCCGAGGAGGAGGAGCTCACCCAGCAGGTGCGCAACCGCATCAAGGTGGCCCGCAGCCCCGCGCCGCCCGCGGACTTCCAGCTGCAGCTCAAGCGCCTGGACCGCGCGGCCCGCGCCGGTGACACCCACGACGTGAAGCGCGCCCTCCAGGACCTCATCCCCGCGTACACCCCGTCGAAGATGACGGGGACGGTGGCGAAGGTGCTGCCCGCCTTCGCTCCCGCGAAGCCGTCCGCGGCGGAGCAGAACGTCAGCGCCTGA